One window from the genome of Gavia stellata isolate bGavSte3 chromosome 10, bGavSte3.hap2, whole genome shotgun sequence encodes:
- the JUN gene encoding transcription factor Jun, which produces MSAKMEPTFYEDALNASFVPPESGGYGYNNAKVLKQNMTLNLSDPSSNLKPHLRNKNADILTSPDVGLLKLASPELERLIIQSSNGLITTTPTPTQFLCPKNVTDEQEGFAEGFVRALAELHNQNTMPSVTSAAQPVNSGMAPVSSMAGNSSFNTNLHSEPPVYANLSNFNPNALNSAPNYNANNMGYAPQHHINPQMPVQHPRLQALKEEPQTVPEMPGETPPLSPIDMESQERIKAERKRMRNRIAASKCRKRKLERIARLEEKVKTLKAQNSELASTANMLREQVAQLKQKVMNHVNSGCQLMLTQQLQTF; this is translated from the coding sequence ATGAGTGCAAAGATGGAGCCTACTTTCTACGAGGATGCCCTGAACGCCAGCTTCGTGCCGCCGGAGAGCGGCGGGTATGGATATAATAACGCCAAAGTGCTGAAGCAGAACATGACGCTGAACCTGTCCGACCCATCCAGCAACCTGAAGCCGCACCTGAGGAACAAGAACGCCGACATCCTCACCTCCCCCGACGTGGGACTCCTCAAACTGGCCTCGCCTGAACTGGAGCGGCTCATCATCCAGTCCAGCAACGGGTTAATCACCACCACGCCGACCCCGACGCAGTTCCTCTGCCCCAAAAATGTTACCGACGAGCAAGAGGGGTTCGCGGAAGGCTTTGTGAGAGCCCTGGCGGAACTGCACAACCAGAACACCATGCCCAGCGTTACCTCCGCTGCTCAACCTGTTAACAGCGGCATGGCACCTGTGTCCTCTATGGCCGGCAACAGTAGTTTCAATACGAATTTGCACAGCGAGCCCCCGGTGTACGCCAATCTCAGCAACTTCAACCCCAACGCGCTCAACTCCGCACCTAACTACAATGCGAACAACATGGGCTATGCACCTCAGCATCACATAAACCCCCAGATGCCCGTGCAGCATCCCAGGCTTCAGGCTTTGAAAGAAGAGCCTCAGACTGTACCTGAAATGCCAGGGGAGACTCCTCCCCTGTCCCCTATTGACATGGAGTCACAGGAGAGAATCAAAGCCGAGAGAAAACGCATGAGAAACAGAATTGCGGCATCCAAATGCCGGAAAAGGAAGTTGGAAAGGATTGCCAGGttggaagaaaaagtgaaaactttGAAAGCCCAAAACTCAGAGCTGGCATCCACTGCCAACATGCTCAGAGAACAGGTTGCACAGCTTAAGCAGAAGGTCATGAACCATGTCAACAGCGGGTGCCAGCTAATGCTAACACAGCAGttgcaaacattttga